Proteins encoded in a region of the Geobacillus genomosp. 3 genome:
- a CDS encoding ABC transporter ATP-binding protein gives MSAMLLEVERLSKSFGGVQAVQDVSFGVAQGEMVAVIGPNGAGKTTLFNAISGIFPPTGGFVRFQGVVTNGKKPHELAMLGMTRTFQNLQLFSDMTVAENVMVGFHPRLTGGIFSAGFRLPRAAKEEQTAREEALSRLAQVGLAHLAAEKAGTLPYGMQRLVEIARAAVSRPSLILLDEPMAGLNPQESRRLVDVLLVMREQGFTFLFVEHDMETVMAIADRIVVLDYGKKIAEGAPEEIVRHPDVIKAYLGEETV, from the coding sequence GTGAGCGCCATGTTGCTTGAAGTGGAGCGATTGTCCAAGTCGTTTGGCGGCGTGCAGGCGGTGCAAGATGTATCGTTCGGCGTCGCCCAAGGGGAGATGGTGGCGGTGATCGGGCCGAACGGGGCGGGGAAAACGACGCTGTTTAATGCGATCAGCGGCATTTTTCCCCCGACTGGCGGCTTCGTCCGCTTTCAAGGGGTCGTGACCAACGGCAAAAAGCCGCATGAGCTGGCGATGTTGGGAATGACGAGGACGTTTCAAAACTTGCAGCTGTTTTCCGATATGACGGTTGCCGAAAACGTGATGGTCGGTTTTCATCCGCGGTTGACGGGCGGAATTTTCAGCGCCGGCTTTCGGCTGCCGCGAGCGGCGAAAGAAGAACAGACAGCGCGGGAAGAGGCGCTTTCCCGCCTTGCGCAAGTGGGGTTGGCGCATCTCGCTGCGGAGAAGGCCGGCACGCTGCCGTACGGGATGCAGCGGCTTGTGGAAATCGCCCGGGCGGCTGTATCCCGTCCTTCCCTCATTTTGCTTGACGAGCCGATGGCCGGGCTGAACCCGCAAGAATCCAGGCGGCTTGTTGATGTGTTGTTGGTCATGAGAGAACAAGGGTTTACCTTTTTGTTTGTGGAACATGATATGGAAACGGTGATGGCGATCGCCGACCGGATCGTCGTTCTCGATTACGGCAAAAAAATCGCCGAAGGAGCGCCGGAAGAGATTGTGCGGCATCCGGACGTCATCAAAGCGTATTTGGGAGAGGAGACGGTCTGA
- the hpaI gene encoding 2,4-dihydroxyhept-2-ene-1,7-dioic acid aldolase, whose amino-acid sequence MAHREVKERLRGSIAPVVTPFDEEGNVDFAALTALIDWHIESGTHGISVTGTSGEPSSLTLDERKQVMEAAKKAVAGRVPFVPGTGSTNHAETIELTRFAQEMGADAAMVIVPYYNRPSQAALYKHFKAVAEAVDIPIIVYNIPGRTAVNLEVKTLARLAEDCPNIIGVKESNKDFEHVNRVLLYCGRDFLLFSGIELLCYPMLAIGGAGSISATANVVPQKVAELHDAWFAGDIKRAQDLHFELMELNDVLFIETNPGPVKAALGMMGKITPTLRLPLDLPSGEHQQQIRRTLVKYGLLAEELQR is encoded by the coding sequence ATGGCGCATCGCGAGGTGAAAGAACGGCTGCGCGGCTCGATCGCGCCGGTCGTCACGCCGTTCGATGAGGAAGGAAACGTGGATTTTGCGGCGTTGACCGCGCTTATCGATTGGCATATTGAAAGCGGCACGCACGGCATTTCCGTCACCGGAACGTCGGGAGAGCCGAGCTCGCTGACGCTTGACGAGCGGAAACAGGTGATGGAAGCGGCGAAAAAAGCGGTGGCCGGGCGCGTGCCGTTCGTGCCGGGGACGGGCTCGACCAACCATGCGGAAACGATTGAGTTGACCCGATTCGCGCAGGAAATGGGCGCCGATGCGGCGATGGTCATCGTCCCGTATTATAACCGCCCGTCTCAAGCCGCGCTCTATAAACATTTTAAAGCGGTGGCCGAGGCGGTTGACATCCCGATTATCGTCTACAACATTCCGGGGCGGACGGCGGTCAATTTGGAAGTCAAAACGTTGGCGCGGCTCGCCGAGGATTGCCCGAACATCATCGGGGTGAAGGAGTCGAACAAAGATTTTGAGCATGTGAACCGGGTGCTTTTGTATTGCGGACGCGATTTTCTCCTCTTTTCCGGCATCGAGCTGTTGTGCTACCCGATGCTGGCGATCGGCGGCGCCGGGTCGATCAGCGCGACGGCGAACGTCGTGCCGCAGAAGGTGGCCGAGCTGCACGACGCGTGGTTTGCAGGTGACATCAAGCGGGCGCAAGATCTCCATTTTGAGCTGATGGAGCTGAACGATGTGCTGTTTATTGAAACGAACCCGGGCCCTGTCAAGGCGGCGCTCGGCATGATGGGGAAAATCACCCCGACGCTCCGGCTGCCGCTCGATTTGCCAAGCGGGGAGCACCAGCAGCAAATCCGCCGCACGCTCGTCAAATACGGGCTGCTGGCCGAAGAGCTGCAACGGTGA
- the hpaD gene encoding 3,4-dihydroxyphenylacetate 2,3-dioxygenase, with the protein MAFSIIRAARAVLHVTDLAAARDFYERVLGFVVTEADEGHLYLRGLEEYQHHSLLLKKADRPAVEAISYKVGSERELEELYRWFAARQLEPKWVDARSQRAVGRAFRVQDPSGLPLEFFAQMTAVERLLQRYDLYRGARVQRIDHFNCMVADVQQAYDFYVHGLGFACSEYTETKDGKLWAAWLHRKQNVHDVAMMNGKGPRLHHIGFWLPDPLSLIHACDVLAASGYGAHIERGPGRHGLSNAFFVYLRDPDGHRIELYNGDYLTSDPDFPPIRWDLDDPRRQTFWGHAAPDSWFEEASVVLDVHSGQPVEPKEPALAKVKPTFLI; encoded by the coding sequence ATGGCATTTTCCATTATTCGTGCGGCCCGCGCGGTGCTGCATGTGACGGATTTGGCGGCGGCGCGCGATTTTTATGAACGGGTGCTTGGCTTTGTCGTGACGGAAGCGGATGAAGGGCATTTGTATTTGCGCGGGTTGGAAGAGTACCAACACCATAGCTTGCTGTTGAAAAAGGCGGACCGTCCCGCCGTCGAGGCGATCAGCTATAAAGTGGGATCGGAGCGGGAACTTGAGGAGCTTTACCGTTGGTTCGCCGCCAGGCAGTTGGAGCCAAAATGGGTTGACGCACGGAGTCAGCGCGCCGTCGGCCGGGCGTTTCGCGTGCAAGATCCGTCCGGGCTGCCGCTGGAGTTTTTCGCGCAAATGACGGCGGTGGAGCGGCTTTTGCAGCGGTATGACTTGTACCGCGGCGCCCGCGTGCAGCGCATTGACCATTTCAATTGCATGGTGGCTGATGTTCAGCAGGCGTACGATTTTTACGTGCACGGCCTCGGCTTTGCCTGCTCGGAGTATACGGAAACGAAAGACGGCAAGCTGTGGGCGGCGTGGCTTCACCGGAAACAAAACGTCCATGACGTGGCGATGATGAACGGGAAAGGCCCGCGCCTTCATCATATCGGGTTTTGGCTGCCGGATCCGCTCAGTTTGATTCATGCGTGCGACGTGTTGGCGGCGTCCGGATATGGGGCGCATATCGAACGCGGGCCGGGGCGGCACGGGCTGTCGAACGCCTTCTTTGTTTATTTGCGCGATCCCGATGGCCATCGGATCGAGCTGTATAACGGCGACTACTTGACGAGCGATCCGGATTTCCCGCCGATCCGCTGGGATCTTGATGATCCGCGCCGGCAAACGTTTTGGGGGCATGCGGCGCCGGACAGCTGGTTTGAGGAGGCGTCGGTCGTGCTTGACGTTCATAGCGGCCAACCGGTCGAACCTAAAGAGCCGGCGCTCGCCAAAGTCAAGCCGACGTTCCTCATTTGA
- a CDS encoding branched-chain amino acid ABC transporter permease, which translates to MEAWSQFVQLLFSGLTVGSIYALVALGFVITYSVTGILNLAQGDFAMLGALLCMTFVNSGMPFALAIGLSIAAVMAIGALFERLAIQPARRSSVAVLIIITIGVSFVFRGLALLVWGTDPYALRPFSGHEALHLFGAVIQWQSIWAVIISVISFLALHLFLNRTSIGKAVTACVINPFAARLMGINIRKMSLGAMAVSAGLGALAGIVIAPISGASYDMGMMIGLKAFIAAVVGGLTNAPAAIAGAFLVGLLESFAEGYLSSGYKEAISFGLLLLVLFFMPNGLFAKMTGKRV; encoded by the coding sequence ATGGAAGCGTGGAGCCAGTTTGTGCAGCTGTTGTTTTCCGGGCTGACCGTCGGCAGCATTTACGCGTTGGTGGCGCTCGGATTTGTCATTACGTACAGTGTGACCGGCATTTTGAATTTGGCCCAAGGCGACTTTGCCATGTTAGGGGCGCTGCTGTGCATGACGTTTGTCAACAGCGGCATGCCGTTTGCGCTCGCGATCGGGCTCAGCATTGCGGCGGTGATGGCGATCGGCGCGCTGTTTGAGCGGCTGGCCATTCAGCCGGCGCGCCGTTCGTCTGTCGCCGTGCTCATTATTATCACGATCGGCGTCTCATTTGTGTTTCGCGGGCTGGCGCTGCTCGTGTGGGGGACGGATCCGTATGCGCTGCGGCCGTTTAGCGGTCATGAGGCGCTCCATCTGTTCGGAGCGGTCATCCAATGGCAAAGCATTTGGGCGGTCATCATCTCGGTCATCAGTTTCTTGGCGCTGCATCTGTTTTTGAACCGGACTTCGATCGGCAAAGCGGTGACAGCGTGTGTCATCAACCCGTTCGCCGCTCGGTTGATGGGGATTAACATCCGCAAAATGTCGCTTGGGGCCATGGCCGTCAGCGCCGGTCTAGGGGCGCTCGCGGGAATCGTCATCGCCCCGATTTCGGGCGCTTCTTATGATATGGGGATGATGATCGGGCTGAAGGCGTTCATCGCCGCCGTTGTCGGCGGGCTGACGAACGCTCCGGCGGCGATCGCCGGCGCCTTTCTCGTCGGGCTGCTTGAGTCGTTTGCGGAAGGGTATTTGTCCTCGGGATACAAAGAAGCGATCAGCTTTGGGCTGCTGCTGCTCGTGCTGTTTTTCATGCCGAACGGGCTGTTCGCCAAGATGACCGGAAAGCGGGTATAA
- a CDS encoding 5-carboxymethyl-2-hydroxymuconate Delta-isomerase, translating into MPHFIVEYTDNLGEEADIRGLLEKVHRVLIKRRGVFPVGGIRSRAIRLSEYYVADGAEDDAFVHATLKIGAGRPEQVKKEVGDELFAVMKDHFAPLLAKRYLALSLELYEFSEAGTYKHNNIHARYRT; encoded by the coding sequence ATGCCGCATTTTATTGTGGAATATACGGACAATCTCGGCGAAGAAGCCGATATTCGCGGTTTGCTTGAAAAAGTTCACCGCGTGCTGATCAAACGGCGCGGCGTGTTTCCCGTCGGCGGCATCCGTTCGCGCGCCATTCGGCTCAGCGAATATTATGTGGCCGACGGCGCGGAAGACGATGCGTTTGTGCACGCGACGCTGAAAATCGGCGCCGGGCGGCCGGAACAGGTGAAAAAAGAAGTCGGCGACGAGCTGTTTGCCGTCATGAAAGACCATTTCGCCCCGCTGCTGGCGAAACGCTATTTGGCGCTGTCGCTTGAGCTGTATGAGTTCAGCGAGGCGGGGACGTATAAGCATAACAACATTCATGCGCGTTATCGGACATAG
- a CDS encoding fumarylacetoacetate hydrolase family protein — translation MNVQLRLAGVRGMIEAEAAPQSGTVRWHGRMHRMEELEWAAPVGGAMYGVAWNDRLEWERCFERMHQPPYRKPPEGPVLYMKPANTINAHRRPVFLPPGVNELRAVPALGLVIGRTAARVQPGRALDYVDGYTIVNDFSIPHEQRYRPAVKEQARDGFAPVGPWIVPKREAPPLSALSVRVYVNGLLVQQAGAGRFRRPVEQWLADVTDFMTLYPGDVLFFGWPADAPLAAAGDVVRVEIEGVGVLENRLAREEGGEER, via the coding sequence ATGAACGTGCAACTGCGCTTAGCCGGCGTGCGGGGGATGATTGAGGCGGAGGCCGCGCCGCAAAGCGGGACGGTGCGATGGCATGGACGGATGCACCGGATGGAGGAACTCGAGTGGGCTGCGCCTGTTGGCGGGGCGATGTACGGGGTGGCGTGGAACGACCGGTTGGAATGGGAGCGATGTTTCGAGCGCATGCATCAGCCCCCTTATCGGAAGCCGCCCGAAGGCCCGGTGCTGTACATGAAGCCGGCCAACACGATCAACGCCCATCGGCGGCCGGTGTTTCTTCCGCCCGGCGTCAACGAGCTGCGGGCCGTTCCGGCGCTCGGCCTTGTCATCGGACGGACGGCGGCGCGCGTGCAGCCGGGCCGGGCGCTCGATTATGTGGACGGCTATACGATCGTCAACGATTTCTCGATTCCGCACGAACAGCGGTATCGGCCGGCGGTGAAGGAGCAGGCGCGCGACGGGTTCGCCCCCGTCGGGCCGTGGATCGTGCCGAAAAGGGAAGCCCCGCCGTTATCGGCGCTTTCGGTGCGCGTATACGTGAACGGCCTCCTCGTCCAACAGGCCGGCGCGGGCCGTTTTCGCCGTCCGGTTGAACAATGGCTGGCCGATGTGACCGACTTTATGACCCTTTATCCGGGCGATGTGCTGTTTTTCGGCTGGCCGGCTGACGCCCCGCTCGCGGCGGCCGGCGATGTGGTGCGCGTCGAGATTGAAGGCGTCGGCGTCCTGGAAAACCGGCTCGCTCGGGAAGAAGGGGGAGAGGAACGATGA
- a CDS encoding ABC transporter substrate-binding protein has translation MKRWWAALLALWMTMMLAACGQSPASGGGEGELKIGAIFSASGGAAPLGKPEMETVKMLVKQWNEQGGIEGKTIKLIAYDDKSNQNEAVLSTKKLIEQDKVTAIIGGTISGNSLAMIPQIEKAGIPYISLAASKQIVNPDDGSSRPWTFKTAQGDDIVIQKLLSFLKEKGWTKVAWLNVANAYGTSGHDEFVRYAPQYGVQAVAEEEFEATVDDAKAMLTRVKKANPQAVIVWGTAQESAVVTKNIRQLGIEAPIVESHGIGTKGFIDLAGEAANGVWFPAGRILVADQLPDSDPQKETLLAYKRDFEKAYGYEPTTFGGHAWDAFHLLANAIKEGGTDKEKIRSALENTKKFIGISGVFHMSTDDHTGLDADSLVMVQIQDGKFVLAE, from the coding sequence ATGAAACGATGGTGGGCAGCGCTTCTCGCTTTATGGATGACGATGATGCTCGCCGCCTGCGGCCAGTCGCCGGCTTCCGGCGGGGGAGAGGGAGAACTGAAAATCGGCGCCATTTTCTCTGCTTCAGGTGGAGCGGCGCCGCTCGGCAAGCCGGAGATGGAGACGGTCAAAATGCTCGTCAAGCAATGGAACGAGCAAGGCGGCATTGAAGGGAAGACGATCAAACTGATCGCTTATGACGACAAATCCAATCAAAACGAAGCAGTGCTATCCACGAAAAAACTCATCGAGCAAGACAAAGTGACCGCCATCATCGGCGGCACGATCAGCGGCAACTCCTTAGCCATGATCCCGCAAATCGAAAAGGCAGGCATTCCGTACATTTCCCTCGCAGCGAGCAAACAAATTGTCAACCCAGACGATGGATCTTCGCGCCCTTGGACATTTAAAACGGCTCAAGGAGACGATATTGTCATCCAAAAGCTGCTCAGCTTCCTAAAAGAAAAAGGGTGGACGAAAGTAGCGTGGCTGAACGTCGCCAATGCATACGGAACGAGCGGGCACGACGAGTTCGTGCGCTACGCCCCGCAGTATGGCGTCCAGGCGGTGGCGGAGGAAGAGTTTGAAGCGACAGTCGATGATGCAAAAGCGATGTTGACACGGGTGAAAAAGGCGAATCCACAGGCCGTGATTGTATGGGGCACGGCGCAAGAATCGGCGGTCGTGACGAAAAACATCCGCCAGTTGGGCATCGAGGCGCCGATTGTAGAAAGCCATGGCATTGGCACGAAAGGGTTCATCGATTTGGCCGGTGAGGCGGCCAACGGCGTATGGTTCCCCGCCGGGCGCATTTTAGTGGCCGACCAGCTTCCGGACAGCGATCCGCAAAAGGAAACGCTGCTGGCATACAAACGGGATTTTGAAAAAGCGTACGGCTATGAGCCGACCACATTTGGCGGACATGCGTGGGATGCGTTTCATCTGTTGGCCAATGCGATCAAAGAAGGGGGAACCGATAAAGAAAAAATACGGTCGGCTTTGGAAAATACGAAAAAATTTATCGGCATTTCGGGCGTCTTCCATATGTCTACAGATGATCATACAGGGCTGGATGCCGACAGCTTAGTGATGGTGCAAATTCAAGACGGCAAGTTTGTTCTTGCTGAATAG
- a CDS encoding branched-chain amino acid ABC transporter permease, with the protein MESGQRMTDGRKRWLWLVGAAVWLGLPWLVFGNNYVLSTLILIGLYALVSTGMTLLMGYAGQISLGQAAFYGIGAYTSAYLTAHAGWSAWLALAAGAALAALVALVVGIPVFRLREHYLALATLGFGVIMFTFFKEWKGITGGLNGFFGIPPIRIAGIPLQSDLPFYYLVSLFVLAGVWFARNIVRSRVGRALRAIHGSEVAASSLGVNITKYKLQMFMLSAVYASAAGSLYAHYVTFINPDLFGIVPSIYFLIMVVIGGTGSVWGGLVGAAVYVCLGEWLKAVVPLLLPNAGGEFEIVFFGLLLVVMLIYMPNGLTGVAAKGWRRLWKASWRQQKQTAAVDSHQARSIGGERG; encoded by the coding sequence ATGGAGAGCGGTCAACGAATGACGGATGGACGAAAACGGTGGCTTTGGCTTGTCGGTGCAGCCGTCTGGCTCGGTCTCCCTTGGCTCGTCTTCGGCAATAATTACGTGCTAAGCACCCTTATTCTCATCGGGCTGTACGCGCTCGTGAGCACGGGGATGACGCTGCTGATGGGATATGCGGGGCAAATTTCGCTCGGCCAGGCGGCGTTTTACGGCATTGGCGCCTATACGTCCGCCTATTTGACGGCGCACGCGGGATGGTCGGCCTGGCTGGCGTTGGCTGCCGGCGCGGCTTTGGCCGCTTTGGTGGCGCTTGTGGTCGGCATTCCGGTTTTCCGGCTGCGTGAACATTATTTGGCGTTGGCGACGTTAGGCTTTGGCGTCATTATGTTTACATTTTTTAAGGAGTGGAAAGGGATCACAGGAGGGTTGAATGGCTTTTTTGGCATCCCGCCGATCCGCATCGCCGGGATTCCGCTGCAAAGCGATCTTCCTTTTTACTACCTTGTGTCGTTGTTCGTTCTGGCCGGGGTATGGTTTGCCCGCAACATCGTCCGCTCCCGGGTCGGAAGGGCGCTGCGGGCGATTCATGGGAGCGAAGTGGCGGCAAGCTCGCTTGGGGTGAACATTACGAAATACAAGCTGCAAATGTTTATGCTCAGCGCTGTCTACGCTTCGGCGGCCGGGAGCTTATACGCCCATTATGTCACGTTCATCAATCCGGACTTATTCGGCATCGTCCCTTCCATTTACTTTTTGATTATGGTGGTGATCGGCGGGACGGGCAGCGTGTGGGGCGGGCTCGTCGGCGCGGCCGTCTATGTCTGTTTGGGAGAGTGGCTTAAGGCCGTTGTTCCGCTGCTGCTGCCGAATGCCGGCGGGGAATTTGAAATCGTCTTTTTTGGCTTGTTGCTCGTCGTCATGTTGATCTACATGCCGAACGGGCTGACGGGCGTCGCGGCCAAAGGATGGAGGCGGCTGTGGAAAGCAAGTTGGCGTCAACAGAAGCAGACGGCGGCCGTCGACAGTCATCAAGCCCGTTCGATCGGAGGGGAGCGGGGGTGA
- the hpaE gene encoding 5-carboxymethyl-2-hydroxymuconate semialdehyde dehydrogenase, translating to MTGQPKVLHYINGRFAEGEAGVYFRNINPFTNEPINEVAEGRKEDIDAAVRAAKQAFDGGPWRTMPVEKRLRYLFRIAELIETYSDDIAYLEALDTGIPISQAKKQAARAAENFRFYAEMVKTRLVGEAYQVNGQFLNYTVYKPVGVAGLITPWNTPFMLETWKVAPALATGNTVVLKPAEWSPLTANKLAEIIDEAGLPAGVFNVVHGFGETAGAALVAHPDVRLISFTGETTTGMDIIRNSAATLKKTSMELGGKSPLIVFADADLEQALDAAVWGVFSLNGERCTANSRLLLEQSIYDEFVARLKERVDRIVIGDPMNPATELGPLIHRDHWERVNRYIEIARQEGASVHAPGVPKGLERGNFVPPTLLLNCRNDMKVAQEEIFGPVMAVMSFADEEEAIRLANDVKYGLAAYVWTSDMKRGHRVAQAIESGMAWVNSPNVRDLRIPFGGTKYSGIGREGGHYSFDFYTEVQVVHVAVGDPSIPPLGKAAPSSALSAERT from the coding sequence ATGACGGGGCAACCGAAAGTGCTTCATTATATCAATGGGCGGTTTGCGGAAGGGGAAGCCGGTGTGTATTTCCGCAACATTAATCCGTTTACGAACGAGCCGATCAACGAAGTCGCCGAAGGGCGGAAAGAGGATATCGACGCGGCGGTCCGGGCGGCGAAACAGGCGTTTGATGGCGGGCCGTGGCGGACGATGCCGGTTGAAAAGAGGCTCCGGTATTTGTTCCGCATTGCCGAGCTGATTGAAACATATTCGGACGACATCGCCTATTTAGAGGCGCTTGACACCGGCATTCCGATCAGCCAGGCGAAAAAGCAGGCCGCCCGCGCGGCGGAAAACTTCCGCTTTTATGCGGAAATGGTGAAAACGCGTCTTGTCGGCGAAGCGTACCAGGTGAACGGGCAGTTTTTAAACTACACCGTTTACAAGCCGGTCGGGGTGGCGGGGCTCATCACGCCGTGGAATACGCCGTTTATGCTTGAGACGTGGAAAGTCGCCCCGGCGCTGGCGACCGGCAACACCGTCGTCTTGAAGCCGGCCGAATGGTCGCCGCTGACGGCGAATAAACTGGCGGAAATCATCGATGAAGCCGGGCTTCCCGCCGGGGTGTTCAACGTCGTGCACGGATTTGGCGAAACGGCGGGCGCCGCGCTGGTCGCCCACCCGGATGTCCGCCTCATCTCGTTTACCGGTGAAACGACGACCGGCATGGACATCATCCGCAACAGCGCCGCGACGTTGAAAAAAACGTCGATGGAGCTCGGCGGCAAGTCGCCGCTCATCGTATTCGCCGACGCGGACCTTGAACAGGCGCTCGATGCGGCCGTTTGGGGCGTATTTTCGCTCAATGGCGAGCGGTGCACGGCCAACTCGCGGCTGTTGCTTGAACAATCGATTTACGACGAATTTGTCGCCCGGCTGAAAGAGCGCGTCGACCGCATCGTCATCGGCGACCCGATGAACCCGGCGACCGAACTGGGGCCGCTCATTCACCGCGACCATTGGGAGCGGGTGAACCGCTATATCGAGATCGCCAGGCAAGAAGGAGCGAGCGTCCATGCCCCCGGCGTTCCGAAAGGGCTCGAGCGCGGCAACTTTGTGCCGCCGACTTTGCTGCTTAACTGCCGCAACGATATGAAAGTGGCGCAAGAAGAAATTTTCGGCCCGGTCATGGCCGTGATGTCCTTTGCCGATGAAGAGGAGGCCATTCGGCTGGCGAATGATGTCAAGTACGGCTTGGCGGCGTACGTCTGGACGAGCGACATGAAGCGCGGCCACCGCGTCGCCCAGGCGATCGAAAGCGGGATGGCGTGGGTCAACTCGCCGAACGTCCGCGATTTGCGCATTCCGTTTGGCGGGACGAAATACAGCGGCATCGGCCGCGAAGGCGGGCATTACAGCTTTGATTTCTATACGGAAGTGCAAGTCGTCCACGTTGCCGTCGGCGATCCGTCCATCCCGCCGCTTGGGAAAGCCGCCCCGTCATCCGCGCTGTCGGCGGAGCGGACATAA
- a CDS encoding fumarylacetoacetate hydrolase family protein, whose protein sequence is MKRARVAWNGAVTEAEPLADGRLRLPDGMTVSEHEVVWLPPVEPGVIVALGLNYADHAGELSFSAPAEPLLFLKGKNTLVGHRGRTVRPAGVHMMHYECELAVVIGRPARRVKEERAYDYIFGYTIANDYAVRDYLENYYRPNFRVKNRDRTTPLGPWIVSHEEVGDPMALRLRTYVNGTVVQEGYTGDMIFSIPYLLEYITEFMTLAPGDVILTGTPKGAVNVEPGDEVAAEIERIGRLINYIV, encoded by the coding sequence ATGAAGCGGGCGCGCGTCGCATGGAACGGCGCGGTGACCGAAGCGGAGCCGCTTGCTGACGGCCGCCTCCGCCTGCCGGACGGGATGACCGTCAGCGAGCACGAGGTCGTATGGCTTCCGCCGGTCGAGCCGGGCGTGATCGTGGCGCTTGGCTTGAATTATGCCGACCATGCCGGGGAATTGTCGTTTTCAGCGCCGGCCGAGCCGCTTTTATTTCTCAAAGGGAAAAACACCCTTGTCGGCCATCGCGGCCGCACCGTCCGCCCCGCCGGCGTCCACATGATGCATTACGAATGCGAACTTGCGGTGGTGATCGGCCGCCCGGCCCGCCGGGTGAAAGAGGAGCGGGCGTACGACTACATTTTCGGCTACACGATTGCCAACGATTACGCGGTCCGCGACTACTTGGAAAACTATTACCGGCCGAATTTCCGCGTCAAAAACCGCGACCGGACGACGCCGCTCGGCCCGTGGATCGTCAGCCATGAGGAAGTCGGCGATCCGATGGCGCTTCGTTTGCGGACGTATGTCAACGGAACGGTCGTGCAGGAAGGATATACGGGCGACATGATCTTTTCCATCCCGTATTTGCTTGAGTACATCACGGAATTTATGACGCTTGCGCCGGGCGATGTGATTTTGACCGGCACGCCAAAAGGAGCGGTGAACGTCGAGCCCGGCGATGAAGTGGCGGCCGAAATTGAGCGCATCGGCCGGCTGATCAACTACATCGTTTAG
- a CDS encoding GntR family transcriptional regulator, whose amino-acid sequence METKAKNKTQLAYEYILSRIENGVYGPGYRVVIDQIARELGLSSIPVREAIRQLEAEGLVEFKPYTGAVVSNINEKEYIETLSVLAVLEGYATALGSARVTKEAIDRLEQLNERMERALEEFEFEQFSDLNYEFHTLIYAHCGNAYLEEQIKSIWQRMKRIRAYGFTFVPQRAKASIDEHAHIIRLLRGKAPAHEIEQYARQHKMNTAEAFKRRR is encoded by the coding sequence ATGGAAACGAAAGCGAAAAACAAAACCCAATTGGCTTACGAGTATATTCTTTCTCGCATTGAAAACGGCGTCTATGGCCCGGGATACCGGGTTGTCATCGACCAAATCGCCCGCGAGCTCGGGCTAAGCAGCATCCCGGTGCGGGAAGCGATCCGCCAGCTTGAAGCGGAAGGGCTCGTTGAATTTAAGCCGTATACAGGCGCCGTCGTCAGCAATATCAACGAGAAAGAATATATCGAGACGCTGTCGGTGTTGGCTGTGCTGGAAGGCTATGCGACCGCGCTCGGCTCCGCCCGTGTGACAAAGGAGGCGATCGATCGGCTGGAACAATTAAACGAGCGGATGGAGCGGGCGCTTGAGGAATTTGAATTTGAGCAGTTCAGCGACCTCAATTACGAGTTTCATACGCTCATTTACGCCCATTGCGGCAACGCCTATTTAGAAGAGCAAATCAAAAGCATTTGGCAGCGGATGAAGCGGATCCGCGCCTACGGCTTCACCTTTGTGCCGCAGCGGGCGAAAGCGTCGATCGACGAGCACGCCCATATCATCCGCCTGCTGCGGGGGAAGGCGCCGGCGCATGAAATCGAGCAGTATGCCCGGCAACATAAAATGAATACGGCGGAGGCGTTCAAGCGCCGCCGGTAG